Proteins from one Cryptomeria japonica chromosome 4, Sugi_1.0, whole genome shotgun sequence genomic window:
- the LOC131037794 gene encoding probable leucine-rich repeat receptor-like protein kinase At5g63930 isoform X1 — protein MLMKLSATSSPSRRVIMFVPSATFCVFFYGVALLISSRCGLSQEAGILLQIKESLEGGGGTDFLADWSNSSASSDFCKWQGVKCISTSTSSNVISLALPSRNLSGHLSSMIGKLSRLEELDLSGNRLHGHVPPELGNCTRLQTLRLSNNFFSGVIPLTLVNCSLLTFLDLSSNNISGFIIPQLGELSNLSELLLYANNLSGVVPASLGKLANLQVLRVGLNSFTSFLPPEIGNCTKLTSIGFASCNLKGTIPWEIGKLQRLEMLNLYDNQLNGFIPSSIGNCRALQKFVIYKNNIQGPIPREFGLLRGLQFLWVYKNLLSGDLPAELGNMSMLQEIDASSNDLVGRLPEEVGGLKSLSFLSLAYNNLSGTVPPSLGNLTSLKILDLGENRLSGTLPDGIGFLPNLTELYISRNILEGQLPAALGTFSDLEILDAYSNRLSGEYPPGLCRSKHLKTLNVFGNFLLGNITLLLKDCVPLIRVRLQNNQFTGHIPSDISKLSALYYLELSFNSIHGEIPAELGQLDNLTNLILSGNNLTGAIPPQIGDLTNLGRLNLSNNKLSGNIPSQVGTLMNLEDLDLSRNSLDGSIPQNLGNNFSDLFILKLSSNNLSGNIPASLGDCSSLIELDLSRNQLEGPIPREIGKLVNLQTALDLSWNRLSGSLPPEIGNLVVLESLDVSYNQLSGQIPPAFSGLQLLSKFNFSFNRFTGRIPALKAFAGGAASSFDGNDALCGPPTPNSCLETRNSIINNKSEGTGSMVGIVIAGVAAITLVIIGRVYYRSRSQVATQGEELKKEEDMLSGSFPEAEVDIGGGYKHRISYQEILTATEEFSDNYLIGSGSFGRVYKVLLREAEKSLAIAAKVLRLQEEGKSSLIREIEALKFVRHRNIVGFLGFVYGSSINMDVLLFEYMAKGSLGEALKSQNLGWKIRLNIALGVAQALKYLHHDCTPQIVHRDLKSANILLDDEYVAHVADFGLAKLIYSDGQSTSSSVYVGSHGYMAPECGYGVRSSPKQDVFSFGVVLLELVTGKAAVVDAEGGGGESRGLAEWVAMIKKNKGNVVLDLIDPELLNDYEKWGDEIEKVIEISLLCTRSSPRERPSMRTVVNSLSSPSPMLLEYASV, from the exons ATGTTGATGAAGCTTTCAGCCACCAGTTCTCCCAGTCGGAGAGTTATTATGTTTGTGCCTTCTGCCACTTTTTGTGTGTTTTTCTATGGAGTGGCTTTGCTGATTAGTAGCCGATGTGGGCTTTCACAAGAAGCCGGCATACTCTTACAAATAAAAGAATCTCTGGAGGGTGGCGGAGGTACAGATTTTCTAGCAGACTGGTCCAACTCCTCGGCTTCATCTGATTTCTGTAAATGGCAAGGCGTCAAGTGCATCTCAACATCAACATCCAGTAACGTTATATCACTCGCTCTGCCCAGCCGGAACCTATCCGGTCATCTTTCTTCTATGATTGGGAAGCTCAGCCGGTTGGAGGAGCTCGACCTTTCCGGCAACAGACTACATGGACACGTTCCTCCTGAATTGGGGAACTGCACACGCCTCCAGACGCTCCGTCTCTCAAATAACTTTTTCAGTGGTGTTATCCCGTTGACTCTAGTCAACTGCAGCCTACTTACTTTCCTTGATCTGAGTTCAAATAATATATCTGGTTTTATTATTCCACAGCTGGGGGAGTTGTCAAATTTGTCCGAGCTTCTTTTATATGCTAACAATCTCTCTGGAGTAGTGCCTGCATCTCTTGGTAAGCTTGCAAATCTTCAGGTTTTAAGAGTAGGCTTAAACAGCTTTACTAGTTTCTTACCACCTGAAATTGGCAACTGCACAAAGCTTACGTCTATAGGCTTTGCCTCCTGCAATCTGAAGGGCACAATCCCATGGGAAATTGGTAAATTACAAAGGCTGGAAATGCTAAATCTCTATGATAACCAACTGAATGGTTTTATCCCTTCAAGCATTGGGAATTGCAGGGCTCTGCAAAAGTTTGTTATTtataaaaacaacatacaaggtcCCATTCCAAGGGAGTTTGGTCTTCTCCGGGGCCTCCAATTTCTGTGGGTGTACAAGAATCTTCTTTCAGGCGATCTTCCTGCTGAATTGGGCAACATGTCAATGCTTCAAGAGATAGACGCATCTTCCAACGATCTCGTTGGAAGATTGCCAGAGGAAGTCGGTGGGTTGAAAAGTTTGAGTTTTCTAAGCCTTGCCTATAATAATCTTTCTGGCACGGTTCCTCCATCCTTGGGAAATCTTACAAGCTTAAAAATATTAGATTTGGGAGAAAATCGACTCAGCGGCACATTGCCGGATGGAATTGGTTTCCTACCAAATCTTACAGAGCTGTACATCAGCAGAAACATATTGGAAGGTCAGTTGCCTGCAGCCCTGGGAACTTTCAGCGATCTGGAGATCTTGGATGCGTATTCCAATCGTCTAAGCGGAGAATATCCTCCTGGACTATGTAGGTCTAAGCATTTAAAAACTCTCAATGTTTTTGGCAATTTTCTCTTAGGAAATATTACCTTGCTTTTGAAGGATTGTGTTCCACTGATAAGAGTTAGGCTGCAAAATAACCAGTTCACGGGTCACATTCCTTCAGATATCTCGAAACTGTCAGCTCTGTATTACCTGGAGCTGTCCTTCAACAGCATTCATGGAGAAATACCTGCCGAGCTGGGTCAACTTGACAACCTCACTAATCTTATTCTTTCAGGGAACAACTTAACTGGAGCTATTCCTCCTCAAATTGGGGATCTCACAAACCTGGGTAGGCTCAATTTGAGCAACAACAAGCTCAGCGGAAATATTCCTTCCCAAGTCGGAACTCTCATGAATTTAGAAGATTTGGATCTTAGTCGGAACTCACTTGACGGTTCTATTCCTCAAAACCTAGGCAACAATTTTTCCGACTTGTTCATCTTAAAGTTAAGCTCCAACAATTTGAGTGGAAATATCCCGGCATCTCTGGGAGATTGCTCGAGTTTGATAGAGTTAGACCTGTCTCGAAACCAACTTGAGGGACCGATTCCAAGGGAAATAGGAAAGCTAGTGAATCTGCAAACTGCGCTGGATCTCAGTTGGAACAGGCTATCTGGTTCTCTTCCACCGGAGATTGGAAATCTGGTGGTGCTTGAATCATTGGACGTCTCCTACAACCAACTATCTGGTCAGATTCCTCCTGCTTTCTCAGGCTTGCAACTTCTTTCCAAATTCAATTTTTCATTCAATCGATTCACGGGCCGAATTCCTGCTCTGAAAGCTTTCGCTGGGGGCGCCGCAAGCTCCTTTGATGGTAACGATGCTCTGTGCGGCCCACCCACTCCCAATTCCTGCTTGGAAACcagaaatagtattattaataACAAGAGCGAGGGGACAGGCAGCATGGTTGGAATTGTTATTGCCGGGGTCGCTGCTATTACGCTTGTCATAATAGGACGTGTGTATTACCGGAGCAGGAGCCAGGTAGCTACACAAGGTGAAGAACTAAAGAAAGAGGAGGATATGCTTAGTGGATCATTCCCCGAAGCTGAGGTAGATATTGGCGGAGGTTATAAACACAGGATTTCATATCAAGAAATTTTGACCGCGACGGAGGAATTCAGTGATAATTATCTAATCGGCTCTGGCAGCTTTGGCAGAGTGTACAAGGTTCTTCTGAGAGAAGCTGAGAAAAGCTTGGCAATTGCTGCAAAGGTCTTGAGATTGCAAGAGGAAGGGAAAAGTAGTTTGATACGCGAGATAGAAGCTCTCAAGTTCGTCCGGCACAGAAACATTGTAGGTTTTCTTGGGTTCGTGTATGGGAGCAGCATCAACATGGACGTTCTGCTCTTCGAATACATGGCAAAGGGTTCCTTAGGGGAAGCATTAAAATCACAAAACTTGGGGTGGAAGATTCGATTGAACATAGCTTTGGGAGTGGCCCAGGCTCTGAAATATTTACATCACGACTGCACACCTCAAATTGTACACCGCGACCTGAAATCGGCAAATATTTTGCTGGACGATGAGTACGTAGCACATGTGGCAGACTTCGGCCTTGCAAAATTGATCTATTCAGATGGCCAAAGCACTAGCTCCTCCGTTTATGTTGGCAGTCATGGTTATATGGCTCCAG AATGCGGTTATGGAGTTAGGTCTTCCCCGAAGCAAGATGTGTTCAGCTTTGGAGTTGTACTGTTGGAGCTTGTTACTGGCAAAGCAGCCGTCGTGGATGcggaaggaggaggaggagaaagCAGAGGTTTGGCTGAATGGGTTGCTATGATTAAAAAGAATAAGGGCAACGTTGTCCTGGATTTAATAGATCCAGAGCTGCTAAATGATTACGAAAAATGGGGAGATGAAATTGAGAAAGTGATAGAGATTTCCCTCCTCTGCACTCGTTCGTCTCCAAGAGAGAGGCCATCCATGCGAACAGTAGTGAACTCGCTTTCTTCTCCTTCCCCAATGCTACTGGAATATGCCTCTGTCTAA
- the LOC131037794 gene encoding probable leucine-rich repeat receptor-like protein kinase At5g63930 isoform X2, whose product MLMKLSATSSPSRRVIMFVPSATFCVFFYGVALLISSRCGLSQEAGILLQIKESLEGGGGTDFLADWSNSSASSDFCKWQGVKCISTSTSSNVISLALPSRNLSGHLSSMIGKLSRLEELDLSGNRLHGHVPPELGNCTRLQTLRLSNNFFSGVIPLTLVNCSLLTFLDLSSNNISGFIIPQLGELSNLSELLLYANNLSGVVPASLGKLANLQVLRVGLNSFTSFLPPEIGNCTKLTSIGFASCNLKGTIPWEIGKLQRLEMLNLYDNQLNGFIPSSIGNCRALQKFVIYKNNIQGPIPREFGLLRGLQFLWVYKNLLSGDLPAELGNMSMLQEIDASSNDLVGRLPEEVGGLKSLSFLSLAYNNLSGTVPPSLGNLTSLKILDLGENRLSGTLPDGIGFLPNLTELYISRNILEGQLPAALGTFSDLEILDAYSNRLSGEYPPGLYISKLSALYYLELSFNSIHGEIPAELGQLDNLTNLILSGNNLTGAIPPQIGDLTNLGRLNLSNNKLSGNIPSQVGTLMNLEDLDLSRNSLDGSIPQNLGNNFSDLFILKLSSNNLSGNIPASLGDCSSLIELDLSRNQLEGPIPREIGKLVNLQTALDLSWNRLSGSLPPEIGNLVVLESLDVSYNQLSGQIPPAFSGLQLLSKFNFSFNRFTGRIPALKAFAGGAASSFDGNDALCGPPTPNSCLETRNSIINNKSEGTGSMVGIVIAGVAAITLVIIGRVYYRSRSQVATQGEELKKEEDMLSGSFPEAEVDIGGGYKHRISYQEILTATEEFSDNYLIGSGSFGRVYKVLLREAEKSLAIAAKVLRLQEEGKSSLIREIEALKFVRHRNIVGFLGFVYGSSINMDVLLFEYMAKGSLGEALKSQNLGWKIRLNIALGVAQALKYLHHDCTPQIVHRDLKSANILLDDEYVAHVADFGLAKLIYSDGQSTSSSVYVGSHGYMAPECGYGVRSSPKQDVFSFGVVLLELVTGKAAVVDAEGGGGESRGLAEWVAMIKKNKGNVVLDLIDPELLNDYEKWGDEIEKVIEISLLCTRSSPRERPSMRTVVNSLSSPSPMLLEYASV is encoded by the exons ATGTTGATGAAGCTTTCAGCCACCAGTTCTCCCAGTCGGAGAGTTATTATGTTTGTGCCTTCTGCCACTTTTTGTGTGTTTTTCTATGGAGTGGCTTTGCTGATTAGTAGCCGATGTGGGCTTTCACAAGAAGCCGGCATACTCTTACAAATAAAAGAATCTCTGGAGGGTGGCGGAGGTACAGATTTTCTAGCAGACTGGTCCAACTCCTCGGCTTCATCTGATTTCTGTAAATGGCAAGGCGTCAAGTGCATCTCAACATCAACATCCAGTAACGTTATATCACTCGCTCTGCCCAGCCGGAACCTATCCGGTCATCTTTCTTCTATGATTGGGAAGCTCAGCCGGTTGGAGGAGCTCGACCTTTCCGGCAACAGACTACATGGACACGTTCCTCCTGAATTGGGGAACTGCACACGCCTCCAGACGCTCCGTCTCTCAAATAACTTTTTCAGTGGTGTTATCCCGTTGACTCTAGTCAACTGCAGCCTACTTACTTTCCTTGATCTGAGTTCAAATAATATATCTGGTTTTATTATTCCACAGCTGGGGGAGTTGTCAAATTTGTCCGAGCTTCTTTTATATGCTAACAATCTCTCTGGAGTAGTGCCTGCATCTCTTGGTAAGCTTGCAAATCTTCAGGTTTTAAGAGTAGGCTTAAACAGCTTTACTAGTTTCTTACCACCTGAAATTGGCAACTGCACAAAGCTTACGTCTATAGGCTTTGCCTCCTGCAATCTGAAGGGCACAATCCCATGGGAAATTGGTAAATTACAAAGGCTGGAAATGCTAAATCTCTATGATAACCAACTGAATGGTTTTATCCCTTCAAGCATTGGGAATTGCAGGGCTCTGCAAAAGTTTGTTATTtataaaaacaacatacaaggtcCCATTCCAAGGGAGTTTGGTCTTCTCCGGGGCCTCCAATTTCTGTGGGTGTACAAGAATCTTCTTTCAGGCGATCTTCCTGCTGAATTGGGCAACATGTCAATGCTTCAAGAGATAGACGCATCTTCCAACGATCTCGTTGGAAGATTGCCAGAGGAAGTCGGTGGGTTGAAAAGTTTGAGTTTTCTAAGCCTTGCCTATAATAATCTTTCTGGCACGGTTCCTCCATCCTTGGGAAATCTTACAAGCTTAAAAATATTAGATTTGGGAGAAAATCGACTCAGCGGCACATTGCCGGATGGAATTGGTTTCCTACCAAATCTTACAGAGCTGTACATCAGCAGAAACATATTGGAAGGTCAGTTGCCTGCAGCCCTGGGAACTTTCAGCGATCTGGAGATCTTGGATGCGTATTCCAATCGTCTAAGCGGAGAATATCCTCCTGGACTAT ATATCTCGAAACTGTCAGCTCTGTATTACCTGGAGCTGTCCTTCAACAGCATTCATGGAGAAATACCTGCCGAGCTGGGTCAACTTGACAACCTCACTAATCTTATTCTTTCAGGGAACAACTTAACTGGAGCTATTCCTCCTCAAATTGGGGATCTCACAAACCTGGGTAGGCTCAATTTGAGCAACAACAAGCTCAGCGGAAATATTCCTTCCCAAGTCGGAACTCTCATGAATTTAGAAGATTTGGATCTTAGTCGGAACTCACTTGACGGTTCTATTCCTCAAAACCTAGGCAACAATTTTTCCGACTTGTTCATCTTAAAGTTAAGCTCCAACAATTTGAGTGGAAATATCCCGGCATCTCTGGGAGATTGCTCGAGTTTGATAGAGTTAGACCTGTCTCGAAACCAACTTGAGGGACCGATTCCAAGGGAAATAGGAAAGCTAGTGAATCTGCAAACTGCGCTGGATCTCAGTTGGAACAGGCTATCTGGTTCTCTTCCACCGGAGATTGGAAATCTGGTGGTGCTTGAATCATTGGACGTCTCCTACAACCAACTATCTGGTCAGATTCCTCCTGCTTTCTCAGGCTTGCAACTTCTTTCCAAATTCAATTTTTCATTCAATCGATTCACGGGCCGAATTCCTGCTCTGAAAGCTTTCGCTGGGGGCGCCGCAAGCTCCTTTGATGGTAACGATGCTCTGTGCGGCCCACCCACTCCCAATTCCTGCTTGGAAACcagaaatagtattattaataACAAGAGCGAGGGGACAGGCAGCATGGTTGGAATTGTTATTGCCGGGGTCGCTGCTATTACGCTTGTCATAATAGGACGTGTGTATTACCGGAGCAGGAGCCAGGTAGCTACACAAGGTGAAGAACTAAAGAAAGAGGAGGATATGCTTAGTGGATCATTCCCCGAAGCTGAGGTAGATATTGGCGGAGGTTATAAACACAGGATTTCATATCAAGAAATTTTGACCGCGACGGAGGAATTCAGTGATAATTATCTAATCGGCTCTGGCAGCTTTGGCAGAGTGTACAAGGTTCTTCTGAGAGAAGCTGAGAAAAGCTTGGCAATTGCTGCAAAGGTCTTGAGATTGCAAGAGGAAGGGAAAAGTAGTTTGATACGCGAGATAGAAGCTCTCAAGTTCGTCCGGCACAGAAACATTGTAGGTTTTCTTGGGTTCGTGTATGGGAGCAGCATCAACATGGACGTTCTGCTCTTCGAATACATGGCAAAGGGTTCCTTAGGGGAAGCATTAAAATCACAAAACTTGGGGTGGAAGATTCGATTGAACATAGCTTTGGGAGTGGCCCAGGCTCTGAAATATTTACATCACGACTGCACACCTCAAATTGTACACCGCGACCTGAAATCGGCAAATATTTTGCTGGACGATGAGTACGTAGCACATGTGGCAGACTTCGGCCTTGCAAAATTGATCTATTCAGATGGCCAAAGCACTAGCTCCTCCGTTTATGTTGGCAGTCATGGTTATATGGCTCCAG AATGCGGTTATGGAGTTAGGTCTTCCCCGAAGCAAGATGTGTTCAGCTTTGGAGTTGTACTGTTGGAGCTTGTTACTGGCAAAGCAGCCGTCGTGGATGcggaaggaggaggaggagaaagCAGAGGTTTGGCTGAATGGGTTGCTATGATTAAAAAGAATAAGGGCAACGTTGTCCTGGATTTAATAGATCCAGAGCTGCTAAATGATTACGAAAAATGGGGAGATGAAATTGAGAAAGTGATAGAGATTTCCCTCCTCTGCACTCGTTCGTCTCCAAGAGAGAGGCCATCCATGCGAACAGTAGTGAACTCGCTTTCTTCTCCTTCCCCAATGCTACTGGAATATGCCTCTGTCTAA